Proteins co-encoded in one Microbacterium hydrocarbonoxydans genomic window:
- a CDS encoding phage holin family protein → MPRGYRDRAEDSLLSLIGDLPELIGNLVKAEIDAAKTWVSRTAKDAGIGSVWFLVALFFLFWAVPVILVFAIAGLSSWWPVWLSALAVLGILIIAVLLFALLGILKFRKVLRRQNPAQAVGEDIRLVKEAGDDEL, encoded by the coding sequence ATGCCCCGCGGATACCGCGATCGCGCCGAAGACAGCCTGCTGTCGCTGATCGGCGACCTGCCTGAGCTCATCGGCAATCTCGTCAAGGCCGAGATCGATGCCGCGAAGACCTGGGTCTCGAGGACCGCGAAGGACGCGGGCATCGGTTCCGTCTGGTTCCTCGTCGCCCTGTTCTTCCTGTTCTGGGCCGTGCCGGTGATCCTCGTGTTCGCCATAGCAGGGCTGTCATCGTGGTGGCCGGTCTGGCTCTCGGCGCTCGCCGTGCTCGGCATCCTGATCATCGCCGTGCTGCTGTTCGCGCTGCTCGGCATCCTGAAGTTCCGCAAGGTGCTCCGCCGACAGAATCCCGCTCAGGCGGTCGGCGAAGACATCCGACTCGTGAAGGAAGCCGGCGATGACGAACTCTGA